A section of the Tachysurus fulvidraco isolate hzauxx_2018 chromosome 7, HZAU_PFXX_2.0, whole genome shotgun sequence genome encodes:
- the LOC113640477 gene encoding fucolectin-like: MSSKKMEISQRLMLLFLGLYISMQWILTQQQVNLALKGIATQSSTYYINNASHAIDGNKTSNLTSHSCTHTNLDYNPWWRVDLLAVYDINKVIVTNRGDCCAGRINGAEIHIGNSLINNGNNNSRCAIISSIPAGASANYTCNMQGRYVNIILPGVTQYLTLCEVEVYAPVTKKKFFQLKINSSEDLGNPIMRDKVLQKIKAAIDPSSEFQVSWRKKPELETDMK; encoded by the exons ATGTCAAGCAAG AAAATGGAGATTTCACAAAGGCTCATGCTTCTTTTTTTag GGCTATACATCTCAATGCAGTGGATACTGACCCAACAGCAAG TCAACCTGGCCCTAAAAGGAATAGCAACACAATCTTCTACATATTACATAAACAATGCTTCCCATGCCATTGATGGAAACAAAACATCTAACTTGACATCACACTCATGTACTCACACGAATCTTGATTATAATCCATGGTGGAGGGTGGATTTGTTGGCGGTGTATGACATTAACAAAGTAATCGTCACTAACCGAGGTGACTGCTGTGCGGGACGAATAAATGGTGCTGAAATCCACATTGGCAACTCCTTAATCAACAATGGCAATAATAACTCcag ATGTGCCATTATCTCTAGCATCCCTGCTGGTGCTTCTGCAAACTACACTTGCAATATGCAGGGTCGTTATGTGAACATCATCCTTCCCGGCGTTACCCAGTACCTCACACTCTGTGAAGTTGAAGTCTATG CCCCTGTTACTAAGAAGAAATTTTTCCAATTAAAGATTAACAGCAGTGAGGATCTTGGCAACCCTATCATGAGGGACAAAGTTCTccaaaag atcaAGGCTGCCATTGACCCATCATCAGAATTTCAGGTCTCTTGGAGAAAGAAACCAGAACTGGAAACTGATATGAAGTGA